A window of Jannaschia sp. M317 contains these coding sequences:
- a CDS encoding helix-turn-helix transcriptional regulator → MTLDEDSGESPRDWFHPETTTLGDRLAGAREAAGLSQPELARRLGVKVKSLRNWEADQSEPRANRVQMLSGILNVSLVWLLTGQGQGLEDPQISAEEEDSDLLQEIADLHRKAASLAERIALLETRLRARLAVDA, encoded by the coding sequence ATGACACTGGACGAAGACAGCGGCGAGAGTCCGCGCGACTGGTTCCACCCCGAAACCACGACCCTGGGTGATCGCCTGGCCGGGGCCCGCGAGGCCGCCGGTCTGTCACAGCCGGAATTGGCGCGTCGGTTGGGGGTCAAGGTCAAGTCGCTGCGCAACTGGGAAGCGGACCAGTCGGAGCCCCGCGCCAACCGTGTGCAGATGTTGTCGGGCATCCTGAACGTGTCGCTGGTCTGGTTGCTGACCGGGCAGGGGCAAGGCCTGGAAGATCCACAGATCAGCGCCGAAGAAGAGGACAGCGACCTGTTGCAGGAAATCGCGGACCTGCACCGCAAGGCCGCCAGTCTGGCCGAGCGAATCGCCCTACTGGAGACGCGCCTGCGCGCCCGTCTGGCGGTGGACGCATGA
- a CDS encoding Panacea domain-containing protein: MDHLLHPCDHPDASARLADFLIVESRERGDLLTPLKLQKLMFYADAWHMALYGSEITSERFQAWVHGPVALSQYHRFKEYRWRPILDDIERPDFSQATAQHLCEIVDVFGVETGPALEVMTHQEQPWIEARGGIPDDQPSNAFIDKTTTKEFYASLADKD; this comes from the coding sequence ATGGATCATCTTCTGCACCCCTGCGACCACCCCGACGCATCAGCTAGGCTTGCGGACTTTCTCATCGTAGAAAGTCGCGAGAGGGGCGACCTGTTGACGCCTCTCAAGCTACAGAAGCTTATGTTTTATGCCGACGCATGGCACATGGCACTGTATGGCTCCGAAATAACTTCCGAAAGATTCCAAGCTTGGGTGCATGGCCCTGTTGCGCTGTCGCAATATCATCGATTCAAGGAGTACCGCTGGAGACCTATTCTCGATGACATAGAGCGGCCCGACTTTTCACAGGCGACCGCCCAGCACCTTTGTGAGATCGTTGACGTGTTTGGTGTAGAGACGGGTCCGGCGCTTGAGGTCATGACCCATCAAGAACAGCCTTGGATCGAAGCAAGAGGCGGTATCCCCGATGATCAGCCATCAAATGCTTTCATAGACAAGACCACGACCAAAGAGTTTTACGCCTCTCTTGCCGACAAAGATTAA
- a CDS encoding IS1595 family transposase, with product MAQHFLLSAASRTTSLRAIYKAGEDAAYATFCQMRWPETDGEAVCPVCSHGETYKITTRRKFKCKNCHHQFSVTSGTIFASRKMDFVDLLAAIFIIVNASKGLSMVQLSRDLDCQYKTAFVLAHKLREAMAQEVQTGEVLEGHVEIDGAYFGGHIRPANVKADRVDRRLKRHQTGKRRVVVALRERTGRTLPFVAMTEGEGVALANENISRMATISADEASHWDMLHAGWDVDRVNHSEIYSDHGKHTNMVESFFSRLRRMVEGQHHGVSPQYLHQYANHAAWLEDNRRTDNGTLAQIVVSNAMGAPVSRSWKGYWQRAA from the coding sequence ATGGCACAGCACTTCCTTCTCTCAGCAGCATCGCGCACCACGTCCCTTCGTGCGATCTACAAGGCTGGTGAAGATGCGGCCTATGCCACGTTCTGCCAAATGCGCTGGCCGGAGACGGACGGCGAAGCCGTGTGCCCCGTTTGTAGCCATGGCGAGACGTACAAGATCACCACGCGCCGCAAGTTCAAGTGCAAGAACTGCCACCACCAGTTTTCGGTCACGTCCGGCACCATCTTCGCATCCCGCAAGATGGACTTCGTTGACCTGTTGGCCGCGATCTTCATTATCGTGAACGCCTCCAAGGGCCTCTCCATGGTGCAGCTTTCCCGCGATCTGGACTGCCAGTACAAGACGGCCTTCGTTCTGGCACACAAGCTGCGTGAAGCCATGGCGCAAGAGGTCCAGACGGGCGAAGTTCTGGAAGGTCACGTTGAAATCGACGGCGCGTATTTCGGGGGCCATATCCGCCCCGCCAACGTCAAGGCAGACCGCGTTGACCGTCGCCTCAAGCGCCACCAGACGGGCAAACGCCGCGTCGTCGTCGCCCTACGGGAGCGCACGGGCCGCACCCTGCCTTTCGTCGCCATGACTGAGGGCGAAGGCGTGGCGCTGGCAAACGAGAACATCAGCCGCATGGCGACTATCTCCGCCGATGAAGCAAGCCACTGGGACATGCTCCACGCTGGCTGGGACGTTGACCGCGTGAACCATTCGGAAATCTACAGCGACCACGGCAAGCACACCAACATGGTGGAATCTTTCTTCTCGCGCCTGCGCCGCATGGTTGAAGGCCAGCACCACGGCGTGAGCCCTCAGTACCTGCACCAGTACGCGAACCACGCTGCATGGCTGGAAGACAACCGCCGCACCGACAACGGGACGCTGGCCCAGATCGTCGTCAGCAACGCCATGGGTGCGCCTGTCTCGCGTAGCTGGAAGGGTTATTGGCAGCGGGCGGCTTGA
- a CDS encoding DUF6471 domain-containing protein encodes MPDQNTWESKAANLLKAELKRKGVTYAQLVEKLAEVGISEKEVNVANKLSRGKFSAAFMLQCLSAVGSSQLHLD; translated from the coding sequence ATGCCAGATCAGAATACATGGGAATCCAAGGCTGCAAACCTCCTCAAGGCAGAGTTGAAGCGTAAAGGCGTGACTTACGCTCAACTTGTTGAGAAGTTGGCCGAAGTCGGAATCAGTGAGAAAGAGGTGAACGTCGCTAACAAGCTGTCCCGTGGGAAGTTTTCAGCCGCGTTTATGTTGCAATGTCTATCAGCCGTTGGATCATCGCAGTTGCACTTGGACTAA
- a CDS encoding aldo/keto reductase encodes MRSIPLGRNDTISEIMLGTMTYGTQTPEADAHNQIDMAVDAGVTWLDTAEVYPVNPMTKEGAGRTEEIVGTWIAKGNSGRIKIATKHGGEGGVVHDGAEITPESIPRAIEGSLKRLQSEVIDLYQFHWPNRGSYCFRQYWHYRPKGDRAAIVQNLSDCIGALEREIERGTIRAHGPSNESAWGLSQMVAAAGDGPGRPVSLQNDYNLTQRQPDTDVAEVLRYEDITMLAYSPLAAGLLTGKYQGGALPEESRMSINGNLGGRWNDRAEAAVQAYLDLAAKYDIDPVHMSLAWLQTRPFHCSAILGATTSEQLAHGLKSQDMTLPDDLVAEIDATHKQHPLPY; translated from the coding sequence ATGCGCAGCATCCCCCTTGGCCGCAACGACACCATTTCCGAGATCATGCTTGGCACCATGACCTACGGCACGCAGACGCCCGAAGCCGATGCCCACAACCAGATCGACATGGCCGTCGACGCGGGTGTCACCTGGCTCGATACCGCCGAGGTCTATCCCGTCAATCCGATGACCAAGGAAGGTGCCGGTCGCACCGAAGAGATCGTCGGCACCTGGATCGCCAAGGGCAACTCCGGGCGCATCAAGATCGCCACGAAGCACGGTGGAGAAGGGGGCGTCGTCCATGACGGGGCCGAAATCACCCCCGAGAGCATTCCGCGCGCCATCGAAGGATCGCTCAAGCGGCTTCAGTCAGAGGTCATCGACCTCTATCAGTTCCACTGGCCGAACCGGGGCAGCTACTGCTTTCGACAGTATTGGCATTATCGCCCCAAGGGAGACCGCGCCGCCATCGTGCAGAACCTGTCCGATTGCATCGGCGCCCTGGAGCGGGAGATCGAGCGCGGCACGATCCGGGCGCATGGCCCCTCGAATGAGAGCGCGTGGGGCCTGTCGCAGATGGTGGCCGCCGCAGGCGACGGACCGGGGCGGCCTGTATCGCTGCAGAACGACTACAATTTGACTCAGCGCCAGCCGGATACCGACGTGGCCGAGGTGCTGCGCTACGAAGACATCACCATGCTGGCCTATTCACCTCTGGCGGCGGGCCTGTTGACCGGGAAATACCAGGGCGGCGCGTTGCCCGAAGAATCCCGCATGTCGATCAACGGCAACCTCGGCGGTCGCTGGAACGATCGGGCCGAGGCCGCGGTGCAGGCCTATCTGGATCTGGCCGCAAAGTATGACATCGACCCCGTGCACATGTCGCTGGCCTGGCTGCAAACGCGGCCGTTCCATTGCTCGGCGATCCTGGGGGCGACCACGTCAGAGCAGTTGGCACATGGGTTGAAGTCACAGGACATGACCCTGCCCGACGATCTGGTGGCGGAAATCGACGCCACGCACAAGCAGCACCCGCTGCCTTACTGA
- a CDS encoding DUF4344 domain-containing metallopeptidase produces MKAAALLLLSALPVAAQDLSQQEEAFVEANILSVFYHELGHALIDVEDVPIFGQEEDAADVFAVVLTEAVFEPEVALDLAYDYALGFDAEARARAERGEDHPWWDVHGPDEQRFYNTVCLFYGADPQGRSDYAEDMGLPEERADYCPGEYEQAEVAWGEVLDAMLDRGGGDSLRLSGAEVGRIGAVLAEEVAALNAELQLAENVDVRVAPCDEANAFYDPSDRSITFCTEYEAELIEAAQGIVN; encoded by the coding sequence GTGAAGGCAGCGGCGCTTCTTCTTCTCTCGGCCTTGCCGGTTGCGGCACAGGACCTGTCGCAGCAGGAAGAGGCCTTTGTCGAGGCCAACATCCTCAGCGTCTTCTATCACGAACTCGGCCACGCCCTGATCGATGTCGAGGACGTTCCGATCTTCGGCCAGGAAGAAGACGCCGCCGATGTTTTCGCCGTTGTCCTGACCGAAGCCGTCTTCGAGCCGGAGGTCGCGCTGGATCTGGCCTACGACTATGCGCTGGGCTTCGATGCCGAGGCCCGCGCCCGAGCGGAAAGGGGCGAGGATCATCCCTGGTGGGATGTCCACGGCCCAGATGAGCAGCGGTTTTATAATACGGTATGCCTGTTCTACGGTGCCGATCCACAGGGCCGATCCGACTACGCCGAGGATATGGGCCTCCCGGAGGAGCGGGCCGATTATTGCCCCGGAGAATACGAGCAAGCGGAGGTGGCCTGGGGCGAAGTGCTGGATGCGATGCTCGACCGCGGCGGCGGCGACAGCCTACGGTTGAGCGGCGCAGAGGTCGGTCGGATCGGTGCGGTCCTTGCGGAAGAGGTGGCCGCGTTGAACGCGGAATTGCAGCTGGCCGAGAACGTCGATGTGCGCGTGGCCCCCTGCGACGAGGCGAACGCCTTCTATGACCCCTCTGACCGCTCCATCACCTTCTGCACCGAATACGAAGCCGAGTTGATCGAGGCGGCGCAGGGGATCGTGAATTGA
- a CDS encoding pyridoxal phosphate-dependent aminotransferase, producing the protein MAFLSDTLARVKPSPTIAVTTKAAELKAAGRDVIGLGAGEPDFDTPENIKAAGARAIAEGKTKYTAVDGIPELKAAICAKFKRDNKLDYTPAQVTVGSGGKQVLYNALVATLNPGDEVIIPAPYWVSYPDMVLLAGGEPVVVEAGIETSFKMTPEALEAAITPKTKWLIFNSPSNPTGAAYSAAELKGLTDVLMRHPHVWILTDDMYEHLVFDNFVFATPAEVEPALYDRTLTMNGVSKAYSMTGWRIGYAAGPEELIRAMRKVQSQSTSNPCSISQYAAVEALEGTQNFIRPNQALFKGRRDLVVAGLNACPGITCPVPEGAFYVYPSVAGCIGKTSAGGAEITDDEAFATALLEEEGVAVVFGAAFGLSPHFRVSYATSNAQLTEACARIKRFCEGLS; encoded by the coding sequence ATGGCCTTCTTGTCCGACACCCTTGCCCGCGTCAAACCGTCGCCCACCATCGCGGTCACGACCAAGGCGGCCGAGCTCAAGGCCGCTGGACGAGACGTCATCGGCCTCGGTGCCGGAGAGCCCGACTTCGACACGCCCGAAAACATCAAGGCGGCCGGTGCCCGTGCCATCGCCGAGGGCAAGACCAAATACACCGCCGTCGACGGCATCCCCGAGTTGAAGGCCGCGATCTGCGCCAAGTTCAAACGCGACAACAAACTCGACTACACCCCCGCACAGGTCACCGTCGGATCCGGCGGAAAGCAGGTGCTGTACAACGCCCTGGTCGCCACGCTGAACCCCGGCGACGAGGTGATCATCCCGGCCCCCTATTGGGTCAGCTATCCCGACATGGTGCTGCTGGCGGGGGGCGAACCCGTGGTGGTCGAGGCCGGGATCGAAACCAGTTTCAAGATGACACCCGAGGCCTTGGAGGCGGCGATCACGCCCAAGACGAAATGGCTGATCTTCAACTCCCCGTCCAATCCGACGGGGGCCGCCTATTCGGCTGCGGAGTTGAAGGGCCTGACAGATGTCCTGATGCGTCATCCCCATGTCTGGATCCTGACCGACGACATGTACGAGCATCTGGTGTTCGACAATTTCGTCTTTGCCACGCCCGCCGAGGTGGAGCCCGCCCTGTATGATCGGACGCTGACCATGAACGGCGTGTCCAAGGCCTATTCCATGACCGGCTGGCGGATCGGCTATGCCGCAGGTCCGGAAGAGTTGATCCGCGCGATGCGCAAGGTGCAGTCACAATCGACGTCGAACCCCTGCTCGATCTCGCAATATGCGGCGGTCGAGGCGCTGGAGGGGACGCAGAACTTCATCCGTCCCAACCAGGCGCTGTTCAAAGGTCGCAGGGACCTGGTCGTCGCCGGGCTGAACGCCTGTCCCGGCATCACCTGTCCCGTGCCGGAGGGGGCGTTCTACGTCTATCCCTCGGTCGCGGGGTGCATCGGCAAGACCAGCGCGGGCGGGGCCGAGATCACCGACGACGAAGCCTTTGCAACGGCCCTGCTGGAGGAAGAAGGCGTGGCCGTCGTCTTTGGCGCGGCCTTCGGGCTCAGCCCGCATTTCCGCGTGTCCTACGCCACATCCAACGCGCAACTGACCGAGGCCTGTGCCCGTATCAAACGCTTCTGCGAGGGACTGTCGTGA
- the pgi gene encoding glucose-6-phosphate isomerase, translated as MDFWTGIETLKGQCGAQIGDLLRNDNRTARMRAQEGPFLFDMSKTSLTSEALDILLEMAAGVPARRDAMFDGAAINETEGRAVLHTALRGERPVTVDGADVMPGVMDTLARMRAFASDVRDGTFQGPGGRITDVVNIGIGGSDLGPAMATLALAPYHDGPRCHFVSNVDGADWADTAKGLNPATTLVIVASKTFTTIETLTNARTVRDWMAEALDDPTAQFAALSTALDKTSDFGIDPARVFGFEDWVGGRYSMWGPIGLSLMLAIGAANFDAFLRGARAMDDHFRTAPLDRNLPVLLALIGIWNHQVCGYPTRAVLPYDNRLSRLPAYLQQLEMESNGKGVTMSGEALQGPAGPVVWGEPGTNGQHAFYQLIHQGKTPVPCEFMVAALGHEPSLDHHHKLLIANCLAQSEALLKGRTLEEARAKVADKFEGAELDRQAAHRVFEGNRPSTTLIYPKLTPEVLGGIVAMYEHRVFVEGVMLGINSFDQWGVELGKELATSLGPLVEGADATGKDSSTQALLTQLLAWR; from the coding sequence ATGGACTTCTGGACCGGTATCGAAACGCTAAAGGGTCAATGCGGCGCGCAGATTGGTGATTTGCTGCGAAATGATAATCGAACCGCGCGGATGCGGGCCCAAGAGGGGCCCTTTTTGTTCGATATGTCTAAGACGTCGCTGACATCCGAGGCGCTCGATATCCTGTTGGAGATGGCCGCCGGGGTCCCTGCGCGCCGTGATGCCATGTTCGACGGCGCTGCCATCAACGAAACCGAAGGTCGCGCCGTTTTGCACACCGCGCTGCGCGGTGAACGGCCCGTGACGGTGGACGGGGCGGATGTGATGCCCGGCGTCATGGACACGCTGGCGCGGATGCGGGCGTTTGCGTCCGACGTGCGCGACGGGACGTTTCAGGGCCCCGGCGGGCGGATCACCGATGTAGTGAACATCGGCATCGGCGGCTCTGACCTGGGTCCGGCGATGGCGACGCTGGCGCTTGCTCCCTATCACGATGGGCCGCGGTGCCATTTCGTGTCCAACGTGGACGGCGCGGACTGGGCCGATACCGCCAAGGGTCTGAACCCCGCGACCACGCTGGTCATCGTCGCCTCCAAGACCTTCACCACGATCGAGACCCTGACCAACGCGCGCACCGTGCGCGACTGGATGGCCGAGGCGCTGGACGATCCGACTGCGCAATTCGCCGCGCTGTCGACGGCGCTGGACAAGACCTCCGACTTCGGGATCGACCCCGCCCGCGTCTTTGGGTTCGAGGATTGGGTCGGTGGACGCTATTCCATGTGGGGGCCGATCGGTCTGTCGCTGATGCTGGCCATAGGGGCGGCGAACTTTGACGCATTTCTGCGCGGCGCGCGCGCGATGGACGACCATTTCCGCACGGCGCCGCTGGATCGGAACCTGCCGGTCCTGCTGGCGCTGATCGGGATCTGGAACCACCAGGTCTGCGGCTACCCGACCCGCGCGGTTCTGCCCTATGACAACCGCCTGTCGCGCCTGCCTGCCTACCTTCAACAGTTGGAGATGGAGAGCAACGGCAAGGGCGTCACCATGTCGGGCGAGGCGCTGCAGGGCCCCGCGGGTCCGGTCGTCTGGGGTGAGCCGGGCACCAATGGCCAGCACGCGTTTTACCAGTTGATCCACCAGGGAAAGACGCCCGTGCCGTGTGAATTCATGGTTGCCGCCTTGGGGCATGAGCCGTCGCTGGACCATCACCACAAACTGCTGATCGCCAATTGCCTGGCCCAATCCGAAGCCCTGCTGAAAGGCCGCACACTGGAGGAGGCCCGCGCAAAGGTCGCCGACAAGTTCGAAGGTGCCGAGCTGGACCGCCAGGCCGCCCACCGCGTGTTCGAGGGCAATCGCCCGTCGACGACCCTGATCTATCCGAAACTCACGCCTGAGGTTCTGGGCGGGATCGTCGCGATGTACGAACACCGCGTTTTTGTCGAAGGCGTGATGCTGGGCATCAACAGCTTTGACCAATGGGGGGTAGAGCTGGGCAAGGAATTGGCAACATCGCTTGGCCCGCTGGTCGAAGGCGCGGATGCCACGGGCAAGGACAGCTCCACCCAGGCACTGCTGACCCAGCTGCTCGCCTGGCGCTAG
- the pgl gene encoding 6-phosphogluconolactonase, with amino-acid sequence MQLIEYPDRELLAMSLADALASALKNCLMVHDHASFCVPGGTSPGETFSALSGTRLDWDRVHVFLNDERWVPEGHARSNTSLLKRTLLTDKASQAVHVPLVNDAATPEEGIPALEKGFDGKLPIALLLLGMGADMHTASLFPGADRLTEAMAPDAPILLPMRAEGAGEPRVTLSRRVLADAMETHILIMGDEKRAVLDQAGAMDPMEAPIAAFLSNATVHWAA; translated from the coding sequence ATGCAGCTGATTGAATACCCCGATCGGGAACTGCTGGCGATGTCGCTGGCCGATGCCTTGGCGTCCGCATTGAAGAACTGCCTTATGGTTCACGACCACGCCAGTTTCTGCGTGCCCGGCGGCACGTCCCCGGGTGAGACATTCTCGGCGCTGTCCGGCACGCGGTTGGACTGGGATCGGGTGCATGTTTTCCTCAACGACGAACGCTGGGTGCCAGAGGGGCACGCCCGGTCGAACACCAGCCTGCTGAAGCGGACGCTGCTGACGGACAAGGCTTCGCAGGCCGTGCACGTGCCCCTTGTCAACGATGCCGCAACACCGGAGGAGGGGATCCCCGCGTTGGAGAAAGGGTTCGACGGCAAGTTGCCGATTGCCCTGCTGCTGCTGGGCATGGGGGCAGACATGCACACCGCCAGCCTGTTCCCGGGCGCAGACCGTCTGACAGAGGCCATGGCCCCCGACGCGCCGATCCTGCTGCCGATGCGGGCCGAGGGTGCCGGAGAGCCGCGCGTGACGCTGTCGCGCCGGGTGTTGGCGGACGCGATGGAAACCCACATCCTGATCATGGGCGACGAGAAACGCGCGGTACTTGACCAGGCGGGTGCTATGGACCCGATGGAGGCCCCGATCGCGGCCTTTCTGAGTAACGCAACCGTCCACTGGGCGGCCTGA
- the xth gene encoding exodeoxyribonuclease III, with amino-acid sequence MKIATYNVNGIKARYETVAAWLREDAPDVAVLQEIKSLDDAFPREVVEDAGYELHTHGQKGFNGVALLSKTPLEDVTRGLPGDADDEQARYIEGTVIGDGGAVRVCGLYLPNGNPAPGPKYDYKLAWMARLEARARELLAAEEPFLMTGDFNVIPDARDAKRPEAWTEDALARPETRAAWRRLLNLGLTEAFRTRTPAGGHYSFWDYQAGAWNRNDGIRIDHFLLSPAVADRMTDCTIQTDMRGRDKPSDHVPVWLTLDL; translated from the coding sequence ATGAAGATCGCCACCTACAACGTCAACGGCATCAAGGCGCGCTATGAAACGGTGGCCGCCTGGCTGCGCGAGGATGCGCCGGACGTGGCCGTATTGCAGGAAATCAAGTCGCTGGACGACGCCTTTCCGCGCGAAGTCGTCGAGGATGCGGGCTATGAATTGCACACCCATGGTCAAAAGGGGTTCAACGGCGTCGCACTGTTGTCGAAGACCCCGCTGGAGGACGTGACGCGGGGCCTGCCGGGCGACGCAGACGACGAACAGGCGCGCTATATCGAGGGCACGGTGATCGGCGACGGCGGCGCGGTGCGGGTTTGCGGGCTGTACCTGCCGAACGGCAACCCGGCACCGGGGCCGAAATACGACTACAAACTGGCCTGGATGGCCCGGTTGGAGGCGCGGGCGCGCGAACTGCTGGCCGCCGAAGAGCCGTTTCTGATGACCGGAGACTTCAACGTGATCCCCGACGCGCGGGATGCCAAGCGGCCCGAGGCCTGGACCGAAGACGCCCTGGCCCGGCCCGAAACCCGCGCCGCCTGGCGACGTCTGCTGAACCTGGGCCTGACCGAGGCGTTCCGCACCCGCACCCCCGCCGGTGGGCATTATTCGTTCTGGGACTACCAGGCCGGCGCCTGGAACCGGAACGACGGCATTCGCATCGACCACTTTCTGCTGTCGCCCGCCGTGGCCGACCGCATGACCGATTGTACGATCCAGACAGACATGCGCGGACGCGACAAGCCGTCCGACCATGTGCCGGTCTGGCTGACCCTCGACCTGTAG